One genomic region from Clostridium saccharobutylicum DSM 13864 encodes:
- a CDS encoding transglutaminase domain-containing protein, with translation MSKKLKNLVSVTAITMVILLSTSTAAFAQSSTPTEFQNELVTHMRNRETSFSIKYTGDANAFISQVSTLIKNATKSDEYLDLSFTNENCSATGITGNLNVDFKIGYITTLAQEKVVDQKVPTIVSSVITPAMTDFQKAQALHDYVCNIASYDYSLQKASAYNILVDGKAVCRGYALLLYRLYKQAGIPVHIVVGTLDGESHAWNLVQLGGIWYHVDATNDDANNFLKFYGMSDSTAKSYGFSWTQGSLPSASSSLIMDALTRATKAVTDAETYKTQIYVDTASNLVSALQNGTNKTALQQRLSAVQNLIVQADTAAVVNAETTKTQASIDSALKLVNTLPASDAKTSLLNRLKSIKSTVQQSISLNNATTAVSNAEKYLTQSYVEIANRAIALLNDSDSKTALISRMQAVSQKMLQDANDSVVKVESSLLQIDQTNAEKLVSALPSGTDKTALRRRLDVTKLKININNATRAVVNAENNKTQLNVTIAQSAINELPAGSDKTALKQRLQVVQKAVNLSNATLAVVNAENYKTPYYIEIAARLVSVLEDGSVKTSLTTRLQDAQQQAIYLSKAKIAVQVAEKVKTATSISNAKQLIAKLNDGADKTNLTNRVNAIVPISQR, from the coding sequence ATGTCAAAAAAATTAAAGAATTTAGTGTCAGTAACAGCTATAACAATGGTGATATTATTATCTACATCAACAGCAGCATTTGCGCAAAGCAGCACACCTACTGAATTTCAAAATGAACTTGTTACTCATATGAGAAATAGAGAGACATCTTTTTCTATAAAATATACAGGTGATGCAAATGCGTTTATTAGCCAGGTTTCTACTTTAATTAAAAATGCTACTAAATCTGATGAATATTTAGACCTTTCATTCACAAATGAAAATTGCTCTGCAACAGGTATAACAGGAAACTTAAATGTTGATTTCAAAATCGGTTATATTACCACTTTAGCTCAAGAGAAAGTAGTAGATCAAAAGGTTCCAACAATAGTGTCAAGTGTTATAACTCCTGCTATGACAGATTTTCAAAAAGCACAAGCTTTACATGATTATGTTTGTAATATCGCAAGTTATGATTATAGCTTACAAAAGGCGAGTGCTTATAATATATTAGTGGATGGGAAAGCTGTTTGTAGAGGATATGCATTATTATTGTATAGACTTTATAAACAGGCGGGTATTCCTGTTCATATAGTAGTTGGTACTCTTGATGGTGAAAGCCATGCATGGAATCTGGTTCAATTAGGTGGAATCTGGTATCATGTTGATGCTACAAATGATGATGCAAATAATTTTTTGAAGTTCTATGGAATGTCTGATAGTACAGCAAAAAGTTATGGATTTTCTTGGACACAAGGCAGCTTGCCTTCTGCTTCATCAAGCTTAATTATGGATGCTTTAACTCGTGCTACAAAAGCTGTAACAGATGCAGAAACATATAAAACACAAATATATGTTGATACTGCTAGTAATTTAGTTTCAGCATTACAAAATGGAACTAACAAAACAGCTCTTCAGCAAAGGCTTAGTGCTGTACAAAACTTAATAGTACAAGCTGATACTGCTGCTGTAGTTAATGCAGAAACAACTAAAACACAAGCAAGTATTGATAGTGCATTGAAACTTGTAAATACATTACCTGCAAGTGATGCCAAAACTTCATTATTAAATAGATTAAAATCAATAAAATCAACTGTTCAACAATCAATATCCCTTAATAATGCAACAACAGCAGTAAGCAATGCTGAAAAGTATTTAACACAAAGTTATGTGGAGATAGCAAATAGAGCTATAGCATTATTAAATGATAGTGATAGTAAAACTGCTTTAATTTCAAGAATGCAAGCTGTATCTCAAAAAATGCTTCAAGATGCTAATGATTCAGTAGTAAAGGTTGAATCAAGTCTCTTACAGATTGATCAAACAAATGCAGAAAAATTAGTATCAGCATTGCCAAGTGGAACTGATAAAACTGCTTTAAGAAGAAGATTAGACGTTACAAAATTAAAAATAAATATTAATAATGCAACAAGAGCAGTTGTAAATGCAGAAAATAATAAAACACAATTAAATGTTACTATAGCTCAATCTGCAATAAATGAACTTCCAGCAGGTAGTGATAAAACAGCTTTAAAACAAAGACTTCAAGTAGTGCAAAAGGCTGTGAACTTATCTAATGCTACGTTAGCAGTAGTAAATGCAGAAAATTACAAGACACCATATTACATAGAAATAGCTGCTAGATTAGTATCAGTTTTAGAAGATGGAAGTGTAAAGACATCATTAACTACAAGACTTCAAGATGCACAGCAACAAGCAATATATTTATCAAAGGCTAAAATTGCAGTACAAGTAGCTGAAAAAGTTAAAACTGCAACAAGTATTTCTAATGCAAAACAACTAATAGCTAAACTAAATGATGGTGCTGATAAAACAAATTTAACTAATAGAGTAAATGCTATTGTTCCAATATCACAAAGATAA
- a CDS encoding methyl-accepting chemotaxis protein — MLRTIKGKLIFLISVLLIAIAYVGACSLLSLQGSNNQTKLLSDRIIPRVIYSEELNTMVSDFRILEYEHIIAQDNDTMSKKENDMEAKNKEIENTLDKYKQTIYTEEGKKLFDAAEKNWSDYLVLHKQVMELSRTLKTDDAMAIMNTKSKETFNTASDSLLKLVKFNKDNADKARLEAEQGYSEVFTAGLITIILVFVIGIGLSAFIIQSIKKSLNILKRELDDLSEKGGDLTKDIVVQSKDEINDLAFSINKFIRNLRDIVGSVNESTDNIETVVNNIEGAINDLNENIEQVSANTEELAATMEETAASAEEMSATSQEIKTAVETIAQKSQDGAIQAGEINKRATDMRENVQASQKKSGEVFVATKAELEKAIESSKIVDKINILSDSIMEITSQTNLLALNAAIEAARAGEAGKGFSVVAEEIRKLAEESQNTVAEIQGITGKVTKSVEDLSNQSNKLLDFIETDVANDYNNIVDISEQYSKDAEFVDSLVSDFSATSEELLASLTDVLTTIDSVANAASEGAGGTTDIATRVSEVSSKSNVLSKEASASRENANKLKQEISKFKV; from the coding sequence ATGTTAAGAACTATAAAAGGTAAATTGATTTTTTTAATATCAGTTTTATTAATAGCAATTGCATATGTTGGGGCTTGTTCGTTATTATCATTACAGGGATCAAACAATCAAACTAAATTACTTTCTGATAGAATTATACCAAGAGTAATATATTCCGAGGAACTTAATACTATGGTTTCAGATTTTAGAATTCTTGAATATGAACATATAATTGCTCAAGATAATGATACAATGTCTAAAAAAGAAAATGATATGGAAGCAAAAAATAAAGAGATAGAAAATACTTTAGATAAATATAAGCAGACAATATACACAGAGGAAGGAAAAAAGTTATTTGATGCTGCTGAAAAAAATTGGTCTGATTATTTAGTTTTACATAAACAAGTTATGGAATTAAGTAGAACTTTAAAGACAGATGATGCAATGGCAATAATGAATACAAAATCAAAAGAAACGTTTAATACAGCTTCTGATTCTTTATTGAAATTAGTAAAATTTAATAAAGACAATGCTGATAAGGCACGTTTAGAAGCAGAACAAGGATATTCTGAAGTATTTACAGCAGGTTTAATTACAATAATATTAGTTTTTGTGATTGGAATAGGCCTTTCAGCATTCATTATTCAATCTATAAAAAAATCGCTTAATATTTTAAAAAGAGAATTAGATGATCTTTCAGAAAAAGGTGGAGATTTAACAAAAGATATAGTTGTTCAATCTAAAGACGAAATTAATGATCTTGCATTTAGTATAAATAAGTTTATTCGTAATTTAAGGGATATTGTTGGTTCTGTTAATGAAAGTACTGATAATATTGAAACAGTTGTAAATAACATCGAAGGTGCTATAAATGATTTAAATGAAAATATAGAACAGGTATCTGCAAATACAGAAGAATTAGCTGCAACTATGGAAGAAACAGCAGCTTCTGCTGAGGAGATGTCTGCAACTTCTCAGGAAATAAAAACTGCAGTTGAAACAATTGCTCAAAAATCACAAGACGGTGCAATTCAAGCAGGTGAAATAAATAAAAGGGCTACAGATATGAGAGAAAATGTACAAGCATCTCAAAAGAAATCTGGTGAAGTATTCGTGGCTACGAAGGCAGAACTTGAAAAAGCTATAGAATCATCAAAGATTGTAGATAAAATAAATATACTTTCAGATTCAATAATGGAAATAACTTCACAAACAAACCTTTTAGCTTTAAATGCAGCAATTGAAGCAGCAAGAGCAGGGGAAGCTGGAAAAGGATTTTCAGTGGTAGCAGAAGAAATAAGAAAACTTGCAGAAGAATCACAGAATACTGTAGCTGAAATTCAAGGTATAACAGGTAAAGTAACAAAATCAGTAGAAGACCTTTCTAATCAGTCAAATAAGTTATTAGATTTCATAGAAACAGATGTAGCTAATGATTATAATAATATAGTTGATATTTCAGAGCAGTACAGTAAAGATGCAGAGTTTGTTGATTCTCTTGTATCAGATTTCAGTGCAACTTCAGAAGAACTTTTAGCATCTTTAACTGATGTGTTAACTACTATAGATTCAGTTGCAAATGCAGCGAGTGAAGGAGCAGGCGGAACAACTGATATTGCAACTAGAGTTTCAGAAGTTAGTAGTAAATCTAATGTTTTATCAAAAGAAGCAAGTGCTTCAAGAGAAAATGCTAATAAATTAAAACAAGAAATATCTAAATTTAAAGTGTAA
- a CDS encoding DUF1659 domain-containing protein: MAVKKVIEGTTLSIEVQNGTDKAGLPTYTKKTFSDIKDGADVQNIFDVAEAIKAVLNAKTRNSLINETSSISQA, translated from the coding sequence ATGGCTGTAAAAAAAGTAATCGAAGGAACTACTCTAAGTATTGAGGTGCAAAATGGCACTGACAAAGCAGGTCTTCCTACTTACACTAAAAAAACTTTTTCTGACATAAAAGATGGTGCTGATGTTCAAAACATTTTTGATGTTGCAGAAGCTATTAAAGCTGTTTTAAATGCTAAAACTAGAAATTCATTAATCAATGAAACTTCTAGCATAAGCCAAGCCTAG
- a CDS encoding DUF2922 domain-containing protein, translating to MEYVLSMTFLTENGLKSSLSINGVKADLDKDQVNTLMDTIIAKNIFVTNSGALVSKSEAKVTERKVTKFEVK from the coding sequence ATGGAATATGTTTTATCAATGACTTTTCTAACTGAAAATGGTTTAAAAAGTTCTTTAAGTATTAACGGAGTTAAGGCTGATCTTGATAAAGATCAAGTTAATACTCTTATGGATACTATAATTGCAAAAAACATCTTTGTAACAAATTCAGGTGCTTTAGTTAGTAAATCTGAAGCTAAAGTTACTGAAAGAAAAGTTACCAAATTTGAAGTTAAATAA
- a CDS encoding RHS repeat domain-containing protein — protein MNKVLQQFDGITGQYYLRARFYNPVISRFTYDVRGNITGITDGNGNETSYLLDDWGRIVQIATPEGNVEKYTYDYAGNITSTTDANGGTIEYFYNNLGQVCEIKDQEGNSEYFYYDSEGNLTKHIDRNQNHVDRKYNIDRNIVDLKAYQLDKEAIALEKKKTEEEAKKLEKEKIKNLNTSSTRNRFTERMKRKKSQQELEKQNSNCEMKDSEDFSKNKLNVISQRFKYNSDVTLKNAYTGNMQYEYTYNIEGLLESKSASGRTLLRYTYDKNNNIKTIKDITGKSSIYSYDKENRVKLIQDDNENNLAIYDYYKNNNIKSVTVGNGLKSDYTYDGDGNVQSLVTISSNGEVLVDYNYVYDLNGNRLQKVSSKHKNFYTYDCMNRLKEASYDGRCEYFTYDKVGNRLTKTTNDITEKYVYNVKNQLKEIHDESGISYFTYDKQGNTIKEETATGNNIFEYNTLNQQVKAITKEGNTLVSRYDTEGLRAEIEENEKLTKFIFHKHLFLLFF, from the coding sequence CTTTTAGATGATTGGGGAAGAATTGTTCAAATAGCAACTCCAGAGGGCAACGTTGAAAAATACACTTATGATTATGCAGGAAATATAACAAGTACTACTGATGCAAATGGTGGAACTATAGAATATTTCTATAATAATTTAGGACAAGTATGCGAAATAAAAGATCAAGAAGGAAATAGTGAATATTTCTATTATGACAGTGAAGGAAATTTAACTAAACACATTGATAGAAATCAAAATCATGTAGATAGAAAATATAACATTGACAGAAATATAGTTGATTTAAAAGCATATCAATTAGATAAAGAAGCAATAGCTTTAGAGAAAAAGAAAACTGAAGAAGAAGCTAAAAAGCTAGAAAAAGAAAAAATTAAAAATTTAAATACATCATCTACCCGTAATAGATTTACTGAGAGAATGAAAAGGAAAAAATCACAACAAGAATTAGAAAAACAGAATTCTAATTGTGAGATGAAAGATTCAGAAGATTTCAGTAAAAATAAATTAAATGTAATAAGTCAAAGATTCAAATATAATTCAGATGTAACTTTAAAAAATGCATATACAGGAAATATGCAATATGAGTATACATATAATATTGAAGGATTATTAGAATCTAAGAGTGCATCTGGAAGAACACTTTTGAGATATACTTATGATAAAAATAATAATATCAAAACTATTAAAGATATTACAGGCAAGAGCAGTATTTATAGTTATGATAAAGAAAATAGAGTGAAGTTAATTCAAGATGATAATGAAAATAACCTTGCAATCTATGATTATTATAAAAATAATAATATAAAATCAGTGACTGTAGGAAATGGATTAAAAAGTGACTATACTTATGATGGAGATGGAAATGTTCAAAGCTTAGTTACAATCTCATCAAATGGTGAAGTTTTAGTGGATTATAATTATGTCTATGATTTGAATGGAAACAGACTGCAAAAGGTAAGCTCAAAACATAAAAACTTCTATACCTATGATTGCATGAACAGGCTTAAAGAAGCAAGTTATGATGGTAGATGCGAATACTTCACTTATGATAAAGTAGGAAATAGATTAACTAAAACAACTAACGATATTACAGAAAAGTATGTTTATAATGTAAAAAATCAATTAAAAGAAATCCATGATGAAAGTGGAATAAGTTACTTTACATACGATAAGCAAGGAAATACAATAAAGGAAGAGACTGCAACTGGAAATAATATCTTTGAGTACAACACTTTAAATCAACAAGTAAAAGCTATAACTAAAGAAGGAAATACATTAGTAAGCAGATACGATACTGAAGGTTTAAGAGCAGAAATTGAGGAAAATGAAAAGTTAACTAAATTCATATTCCATAAGCACTTGTTTTTATTGTTTTTCTAA